One window of the Vicia villosa cultivar HV-30 ecotype Madison, WI unplaced genomic scaffold, Vvil1.0 ctg.001831F_1_1, whole genome shotgun sequence genome contains the following:
- the LOC131636798 gene encoding zinc finger CCCH domain-containing protein 48-like yields the protein MTSCLPNVIFIRKIGDEKSLPKDATIEDDREKTQIAKVSPKHVCKYWMNGDCVRGEHCRNLHSWFYGDGFSTLVKLQGHKKLVTGIALPHGSNKLYSSSTDGTLRTWDCVTGQCTNLTNLGAEATSLISEGPWIFVGLPNIVKARNMQIASHLTLDGPKGRVLAMVVGNDTLLAGAEDGVIFAWRGSSKSNSPFELVASLRGHTKSVVCLAVGCNMMLYSGSKDQSVQVWDLDKFECKMTLNAHTGEVTSLICWDKFLLSGSSDCTIKVWYKTVEDTLEVAYSHNVENIF from the exons ATGACAAGTTGCCTCCCAAATGTAATATTTATTCGCAAGATCGGGGACGAGAAATCACTTCCCAAAGATGCTACTATTGAAGATGACAGAGAAAAGACACAAATTGCTAAGGTTTCTCCAAAGCATGTCTGCAAATATTGGATGAATGGCGATTGTGTTCGTGGTGAACATTGCCGGAATTTACATTCCTGGTTTTATGGTGATGGCTTTTCCACATTAGTAAAGCTTCAAGGACACAAGAAG CTTGTCACTGGAATTGCACTTCCACATGGATCAAACAAACTTTATTCTAGCAGCACCGATGGGACACTTCGGACATGGGACTGTGTTACTGGTCAATGTACTAATTTGACGAATCTTGGTGCTGAAGCTACTTCTTTGATCAGTGAGGGCCCGTGGATTTTTGTTGGTCTTCCTAACATTGTCAAG GCACGGAATATGCAAATTGCTTCACATTTAACTCTTGATGGACCTAAGGGACGAGTCCTTGCCATGGTTGTTGGCAATGATACACTCTTAGCTGGAGCAGAG GATGGTGTAATTTTTGCATGGAGAGGCAGTTCTAAATCCAATTCCCCTTTTGAACTGGTTGCATCACTACGCGGACACACTAAATCTGTTGTTTGCCTGGCTGTTGGATGTAACATGATGTTGTACTCAGGATCCAAGGATCAAAGCGTCCAG GTTTGGGACCTAGACAAATTTGAGTGTAAAATGACACTCAATGCGCATACAGGAGAAGTCACATCCCTTATTTGTTGGGACAAATTCTTGCTATCCGGTTCATCAGACTGCACTATCAAGGTCTGGTATAAAACCGTCGAGGATACTTTGGAAGTTGCATATTCACACAATGTAgaaaacattttttaa